One stretch of Hydrogenovibrio kuenenii DSM 12350 DNA includes these proteins:
- a CDS encoding ATP synthase subunit I, with amino-acid sequence MQNRSLSQSLKVQGIIGLILLAVFAFFGLWASALYGLFIGLVNVILLGLTFQRANEKAAEDPKSGILILYLSAVIRFVLLAVLFVLGLSLLKLDPMAVVLTFVLMQAGQMFNLKGKRRLTD; translated from the coding sequence ATGCAAAATAGAAGTCTTTCTCAATCCTTGAAGGTACAAGGCATAATTGGATTGATTTTGTTAGCTGTATTTGCGTTTTTTGGCTTGTGGGCTTCCGCACTTTATGGGTTGTTTATCGGATTGGTAAACGTAATTTTACTTGGATTGACGTTTCAACGTGCAAACGAGAAAGCGGCCGAGGATCCGAAAAGTGGCATATTGATTTTATATCTAAGTGCAGTCATTAGATTTGTTCTACTGGCTGTGTTATTTGTATTGGGGCTGTCGCTCTTGAAACTTGATCCAATGGCGGTCGTGTTAACTTTTGTGTTAATGCAGGCTGGTCAGATGTTCAATTTGAAAGGCAAGCGGCGTTTGACTGACTAA
- the rsmG gene encoding 16S rRNA (guanine(527)-N(7))-methyltransferase RsmG: MYFDQLEEAFEQWGLEPNPPAWQKLVDYLALLRKWNKVYNLTAIRDEEEMFVKHLLDSLAVAPFIDSERLIDVGTGGGLPGIPLAILFPERQIDLLDSNSKKTRFLIQAKAELDLQNTQIFHMRVEDYQPEHLYDGVVSRAFASLDDMLFWTKHLVKDNGCWWAMKSQKTQDELAQLPNFARIMQVFELQVPHLQAERTLIQVQKIQSV, translated from the coding sequence ATGTATTTTGACCAGTTAGAAGAAGCTTTTGAGCAATGGGGTTTGGAACCTAACCCCCCAGCCTGGCAGAAATTGGTCGACTATTTGGCACTGTTGCGTAAGTGGAATAAAGTGTATAACTTGACTGCGATTCGTGATGAAGAAGAAATGTTTGTGAAACATTTGCTGGATAGTCTTGCAGTGGCACCATTTATTGATAGTGAACGTTTGATTGATGTAGGAACTGGCGGAGGTTTGCCAGGTATTCCTTTGGCAATTTTATTTCCAGAAAGACAAATCGATTTATTGGACAGTAACAGTAAAAAAACCCGTTTTCTTATTCAGGCAAAAGCAGAGTTGGATTTACAAAATACTCAGATATTTCATATGAGGGTTGAGGATTATCAACCGGAACATTTGTATGATGGGGTGGTTTCTCGTGCCTTTGCTTCATTAGATGATATGTTGTTTTGGACAAAGCATTTAGTAAAAGATAATGGTTGTTGGTGGGCAATGAAATCTCAGAAAACGCAAGATGAGCTAGCGCAATTGCCTAATTTTGCTAGAATAATGCAAGTTTTTGAATTGCAAGTACCCCATTTGCAAGCAGAAAGAACCCTAATTCAAGTGCAGAAAATTCAGAGTGTCTAA
- the atpB gene encoding F0F1 ATP synthase subunit A → MSTEKMGTVEYIQHHLTNNHIGEGFWTFNIDTIVVSLLLGALIVFVAARLGRRLETGRPGGFQNFVESLLDFVATNVRDAFPGHNPLIAPLALTIFLWVWLMNFMDLIPVDLLPYLYQLVTGDAHAHLKVVPTTDLNTTLAMSFTVFALIIFYNIKVKGILGFIKMFLFHPFGKFFVPVNIVMTLIEEVSKPLSLALRLFGNMFAGELVFLLIALIGGTLAVGAAALFWAPLQAILDLGWLIFHLLVITLQAFIFMVLTIVYLGMAHEDDH, encoded by the coding sequence TTGAGTACTGAAAAAATGGGTACTGTCGAGTATATCCAGCACCATTTGACCAATAATCATATTGGTGAAGGGTTTTGGACATTTAATATCGATACCATCGTTGTGAGCTTATTGTTGGGTGCGTTGATTGTTTTTGTAGCAGCACGCCTTGGAAGAAGATTAGAAACCGGCAGACCCGGCGGATTCCAAAACTTTGTTGAAAGTCTTTTGGATTTCGTAGCAACTAATGTTAGAGATGCTTTCCCTGGCCACAATCCTTTGATTGCGCCACTTGCATTAACCATTTTCCTTTGGGTTTGGTTAATGAACTTCATGGATTTGATTCCTGTTGATTTACTACCTTATTTATACCAGTTGGTGACAGGTGATGCTCATGCCCACCTAAAAGTTGTACCTACAACTGACTTGAACACCACATTGGCTATGTCATTCACCGTTTTTGCTTTGATTATTTTCTATAACATCAAAGTAAAGGGAATTTTAGGATTCATTAAAATGTTCCTATTCCACCCATTCGGTAAGTTTTTTGTTCCTGTAAACATCGTCATGACGTTGATTGAAGAAGTGTCTAAGCCACTTTCTCTTGCACTGCGTTTGTTCGGTAACATGTTTGCAGGGGAACTCGTATTCCTATTGATCGCTTTGATCGGTGGAACTTTGGCAGTTGGTGCTGCTGCTTTATTCTGGGCACCGTTACAAGCTATATTGGATTTAGGTTGGTTGATATTCCACTTATTGGTTATCACGTTACAAGCCTTTATCTTTATGGTGCTAACAATTGTTTACTTAGGCATGGCGCACGAAGACGACCATTAA
- the atpG gene encoding F0F1 ATP synthase subunit gamma: MAGGSKEIRAKIASVTNTKKITKAMEMVAASKMRKAQARMEATKPYVEKVKRVIDHVSGAHPEYKHPYTQPRENVKRVALIMISSDRGLCGGLNSNLFRKALPVLKNWQETGVEVELALVGGKAQSFFRSYGGNVVATVADLGDAPHIEDLVGTIKVVLDRYDDGEIDEVYLASNEFVNTMAQNPTIEKLVPIQSDDSAKETHWDYLYEPDAKTALDLLMRRYVESTVYGAVVENAACEQGARMIAMKNATDNAGEMISELKLAYNKARQAAITQELSEIVAGSSAV; this comes from the coding sequence ATGGCAGGCGGTAGTAAAGAAATACGGGCAAAAATTGCTTCCGTAACAAATACCAAGAAAATCACCAAAGCCATGGAAATGGTGGCGGCTTCTAAAATGCGTAAAGCGCAAGCTCGCATGGAAGCTACAAAGCCATACGTTGAAAAAGTGAAGAGAGTGATTGATCATGTCTCTGGCGCTCACCCTGAGTATAAGCATCCTTATACTCAGCCACGTGAAAACGTAAAACGCGTCGCGCTGATTATGATCTCTTCTGATCGTGGTTTATGTGGTGGTTTAAATTCAAACTTATTCCGCAAAGCCTTACCAGTATTAAAAAACTGGCAAGAAACAGGGGTTGAAGTAGAACTAGCCTTGGTTGGTGGTAAAGCACAGTCATTCTTCCGTTCATACGGTGGAAATGTTGTTGCAACCGTTGCCGATCTTGGAGATGCCCCTCATATTGAAGATTTGGTCGGAACCATTAAAGTGGTACTGGATCGTTATGATGATGGCGAAATCGATGAAGTTTATTTGGCTTCAAACGAATTCGTTAACACTATGGCTCAAAATCCAACCATTGAAAAACTGGTTCCAATTCAATCTGATGATTCAGCAAAAGAAACGCATTGGGATTATTTATATGAGCCTGATGCAAAAACGGCACTTGATTTATTAATGCGTCGTTATGTTGAAAGTACTGTGTATGGTGCGGTTGTTGAGAATGCAGCATGTGAGCAAGGTGCTCGTATGATTGCAATGAAGAATGCAACCGATAATGCGGGTGAGATGATCAGTGAATTGAAGCTGGCTTACAACAAAGCTCGTCAGGCTGCAATCACGCAAGAATTGTCAGAAATTGTTGCTGGTTCATCCGCTGTTTAA
- a CDS encoding F0F1 ATP synthase subunit delta: MAELMTIARPYAEAIFAVAKEESKLDAWSETLTNLSAIVSDEAMQAFMANPEASDEQISDVFKAVLKGSQDKELDNLLSVMFENKRLQALTFVSELFENMKAEEEKKVRATVISARAATVEQKKKLSAALNAKFDAEVEINYEEDSSLIAGIKIIVGDWAIDGSALSQLNKLGAAIAQ; this comes from the coding sequence ATGGCAGAATTAATGACAATTGCTAGACCGTATGCAGAAGCTATTTTTGCGGTTGCAAAAGAAGAAAGTAAGTTAGATGCTTGGTCAGAAACTTTGACTAATCTATCAGCTATTGTTTCTGATGAAGCAATGCAAGCTTTTATGGCAAACCCTGAAGCAAGTGATGAGCAAATTTCTGATGTGTTCAAAGCTGTTTTAAAAGGAAGCCAGGATAAAGAGCTAGATAACTTATTGTCTGTGATGTTTGAAAACAAACGTTTGCAAGCACTTACTTTTGTTTCAGAGCTTTTTGAAAACATGAAAGCTGAAGAAGAAAAGAAAGTGAGAGCAACCGTTATTTCAGCACGTGCAGCAACGGTAGAGCAGAAAAAGAAATTAAGTGCTGCTTTAAATGCTAAGTTTGATGCTGAGGTCGAAATCAATTATGAAGAAGATTCTTCATTGATCGCCGGCATTAAAATCATCGTCGGTGACTGGGCTATTGATGGCTCAGCACTATCGCAGTTAAACAAACTTGGCGCAGCAATCGCCCAATAA
- the atpA gene encoding F0F1 ATP synthase subunit alpha yields the protein MQLNASEISSLIKDRIKGFDGAAESGSEGTVVSIADGIALIHGVSDVMYGEMVQFDENTFGMALNLERDSVGVVVLGEFEHISEGQKVTCTGRILEVPVGPEMLGRVVDALGRPIDGKGAIDTKVTSPIERIAPGVIDRQSVDQPMMTGIKSIDSMIPVGRGQRELIIGDRQTGKTAIAVDAIISQKNTGVKCVYVAMGQKASTVNNVRRKLEEMGAMDNTVIVAANASDPAALQYMAAYAGCAMGEYYRDRGEDALIIYDDLTKQAQAYRQVSLLLRRPPGREAFPGDVFYLHSRLLERAARVSADYVEKFTNGEVKGKTGSLTALPIIETQAGDVSAFVPTNVISITDGQIFLETGLFTQGIRPAVNAGLSVSRVGGAAQTKAIKKLGGGIRLDLAQYRELAAFAQFASDLDSATKAQLERGKRVTELMKQKQYAPLTIAEMATSLYAANEGYLDDVEVEKVLDFEAALHASLNSEHADLAAKINEKGDWNDDIIAGVKACIEAFKANGVY from the coding sequence ATGCAATTGAATGCCTCTGAAATTAGCAGCCTGATCAAAGATCGTATTAAAGGTTTTGACGGCGCAGCTGAGTCTGGCAGTGAAGGTACGGTCGTTAGCATTGCTGACGGTATCGCGCTTATTCACGGCGTATCAGATGTAATGTATGGTGAGATGGTTCAATTTGACGAAAACACTTTCGGTATGGCACTTAACCTTGAGCGTGACTCAGTTGGTGTTGTTGTACTAGGTGAATTTGAACACATCTCAGAAGGTCAAAAGGTTACTTGTACTGGTCGTATTCTTGAAGTACCAGTTGGACCAGAAATGCTAGGTCGCGTTGTCGATGCATTGGGTCGTCCAATTGATGGTAAAGGTGCTATCGATACTAAAGTAACTTCACCTATCGAGCGTATTGCTCCAGGTGTAATCGATCGTCAATCAGTTGATCAACCTATGATGACTGGTATCAAGTCTATTGACTCAATGATTCCTGTTGGTCGTGGTCAACGTGAGTTGATTATCGGTGACCGTCAAACTGGTAAAACTGCAATCGCAGTTGACGCAATTATTTCTCAGAAAAACACTGGTGTTAAATGTGTTTACGTTGCAATGGGGCAAAAAGCTTCAACCGTAAACAACGTTAGACGTAAGCTAGAAGAAATGGGTGCGATGGATAACACTGTTATCGTTGCGGCTAATGCTTCTGATCCAGCTGCTCTTCAATACATGGCTGCATATGCAGGTTGTGCGATGGGTGAATACTATCGTGACCGTGGTGAAGATGCGTTGATCATCTATGATGATCTAACTAAGCAGGCGCAAGCTTATCGTCAAGTATCACTGTTATTACGTCGTCCTCCTGGACGTGAAGCTTTCCCTGGTGATGTATTCTACCTACATTCACGCCTACTTGAGCGTGCAGCTCGTGTTAGCGCGGATTATGTTGAAAAATTCACTAACGGTGAAGTAAAAGGTAAGACTGGTTCATTGACTGCTCTACCTATTATTGAAACCCAAGCAGGTGACGTATCTGCTTTCGTTCCAACTAACGTAATTTCGATCACAGATGGTCAGATCTTCCTTGAAACAGGTTTGTTTACTCAAGGTATCCGTCCTGCTGTTAACGCTGGTTTGTCAGTATCACGTGTTGGTGGTGCAGCTCAAACTAAAGCGATTAAGAAATTAGGTGGTGGTATTCGTCTAGACCTAGCTCAGTACCGTGAATTGGCAGCATTTGCTCAGTTTGCATCTGATCTAGATTCTGCGACGAAAGCTCAGTTAGAGCGTGGTAAGCGTGTTACAGAATTGATGAAGCAAAAGCAATATGCTCCATTGACTATCGCTGAAATGGCTACTTCTCTTTACGCAGCAAACGAAGGCTACTTAGATGATGTTGAAGTTGAAAAAGTATTAGATTTTGAAGCAGCGTTACACGCTTCTTTGAACTCTGAACATGCTGACCTAGCCGCTAAGATTAATGAAAAAGGCGACTGGAACGACGACATCATTGCAGGTGTAAAAGCTTGTATTGAAGCTTTTAAAGCAAACGGCGTTTATTAA
- a CDS encoding ParA family protein — translation MSRIIAIANQKGGVGKTTTSVNLAAALARMKKKVLLVDMDPQGNATVAIGIDKDELEVSAYDLLIGDVKAKDVIISTEIEGLDLIGSNSELTAAEVALIEENKGPKRLRKALKKAVDQYDAIIIDCPPTLNMLTLNALTTADGIVVPVQCEFFALEGLSALMDTIEAVQQDLNPDLHIDGLLRTMHDRRNNLANDVSNELVSHFGMKVLQTIIPRNVRLAEAPSHGESILDYDISSNGAIAYLALANELIRKTKI, via the coding sequence ATGAGCCGAATCATTGCTATTGCTAACCAAAAAGGCGGCGTTGGAAAAACGACTACAAGTGTCAATCTTGCAGCGGCATTAGCAAGAATGAAGAAAAAGGTTTTGCTGGTTGATATGGACCCGCAAGGTAATGCGACGGTTGCCATAGGGATTGATAAAGACGAACTCGAAGTGTCAGCTTATGACCTTTTGATCGGCGATGTTAAAGCCAAAGATGTCATTATCTCTACTGAAATAGAAGGGCTGGATTTAATTGGTTCCAATAGTGAATTAACGGCAGCTGAAGTTGCATTGATTGAAGAAAATAAAGGGCCTAAGCGTTTACGAAAAGCGTTAAAGAAGGCCGTTGATCAGTATGACGCTATTATCATCGATTGTCCGCCTACGTTGAATATGTTGACCTTGAACGCACTGACAACAGCGGACGGTATTGTGGTGCCAGTGCAATGCGAGTTTTTTGCATTAGAAGGTTTATCTGCCTTAATGGATACTATTGAGGCAGTGCAGCAAGATTTGAATCCAGATCTGCATATCGATGGTTTGCTGAGAACCATGCATGATAGACGTAATAACCTTGCGAACGATGTATCTAATGAATTAGTGTCGCATTTTGGTATGAAAGTGCTGCAAACCATTATTCCAAGAAATGTGCGGTTGGCTGAGGCACCTAGCCATGGTGAATCAATATTGGATTATGATATTTCCTCGAATGGCGCAATAGCTTATTTGGCGCTAGCAAATGAGTTGATTCGAAAAACCAAAATTTAA
- a CDS encoding F0F1 ATP synthase subunit B, whose protein sequence is MSINATLLIQIIAFVLLIWFVNKVLWGPLSKLMEDRQKKIADGLSAAEKGKHELELAEQKAKEILKDAKSQAQNVLSQAEKRGSEIVEDAKVKAAEEADRIKAAAQAELEQEVSRAREDLRKEVSGLVVEGAEKILKKEVNAATHNDMLEALVKSI, encoded by the coding sequence GTGAGTATTAACGCAACGCTTCTCATCCAAATTATTGCATTTGTGCTATTGATTTGGTTTGTGAACAAAGTGCTGTGGGGGCCGCTTTCAAAGTTAATGGAAGATCGTCAGAAGAAAATTGCTGATGGTCTTTCTGCTGCTGAGAAAGGTAAGCATGAACTTGAGTTAGCAGAACAGAAGGCAAAAGAAATTCTGAAAGATGCTAAATCTCAAGCTCAAAACGTACTAAGTCAAGCTGAAAAACGTGGTTCTGAAATCGTAGAAGATGCGAAAGTAAAAGCTGCTGAAGAAGCTGACCGTATTAAAGCTGCCGCCCAAGCAGAATTAGAGCAAGAAGTAAGTCGTGCTAGAGAAGACCTTCGTAAAGAAGTGTCTGGCCTAGTGGTTGAAGGTGCAGAGAAAATTCTTAAGAAAGAAGTTAATGCTGCAACCCACAACGACATGCTTGAAGCCTTAGTTAAATCAATCTAA
- a CDS encoding ParB/RepB/Spo0J family partition protein, with translation MAKKRGMGLGGVRALYGAKQKAESNVSDLRIEKVSIDHLKPGVYQPRYNFDQEALSELADSIRLQGIVQPIVVKASDEDDTYEIIAGERRWRAARIAGLTSVPVVIRQADNQATLAMALIENIQREDLNPIETALGLKRLMKEFDLTQQAVADAVGRSRTAVTNLLRLLKLPEKVQEWLHKGDLTMGHARAIITLPENLQLELAQKSISKNWTVRDMEQAVQAILVPKNLKKAKKPELAAHYLEKQEQIAEKMATKVKINHSVNGKGKIELIFSSEEELQRLLEHLS, from the coding sequence ATGGCAAAGAAAAGAGGTATGGGTCTAGGGGGTGTTCGTGCACTTTACGGCGCGAAGCAGAAAGCAGAGTCTAATGTGTCGGATTTGCGCATTGAAAAAGTATCCATAGATCACCTTAAACCTGGTGTTTATCAGCCGAGATATAATTTTGATCAGGAAGCTTTGTCAGAGCTTGCTGACTCAATTCGCTTGCAAGGCATTGTTCAGCCGATAGTGGTTAAAGCTTCAGATGAAGATGATACTTATGAAATTATTGCTGGAGAAAGACGTTGGCGTGCAGCGAGAATAGCAGGATTAACTTCTGTTCCTGTTGTTATTCGTCAAGCTGACAACCAAGCTACGCTCGCAATGGCGCTGATTGAGAATATACAGCGTGAAGATTTGAACCCGATTGAAACTGCATTGGGTTTGAAGCGTTTAATGAAAGAGTTTGATTTGACTCAGCAAGCCGTGGCTGATGCGGTGGGTCGTTCTAGAACTGCGGTGACCAATCTTTTAAGATTGTTGAAGCTTCCAGAAAAAGTTCAGGAATGGTTGCACAAAGGTGATTTGACTATGGGCCATGCTCGAGCCATTATTACTTTGCCAGAAAATCTTCAGTTAGAGCTTGCGCAAAAATCTATTTCTAAAAACTGGACAGTTCGTGATATGGAGCAGGCTGTTCAAGCTATTCTAGTTCCAAAGAATTTGAAAAAGGCTAAAAAACCTGAGTTAGCGGCTCATTATCTTGAAAAACAAGAGCAGATTGCCGAAAAAATGGCGACCAAAGTTAAGATTAATCACAGTGTTAACGGAAAAGGGAAAATCGAGCTGATCTTTAGCTCAGAAGAAGAATTACAACGTTTGTTAGAGCATTTAAGCTAA
- a CDS encoding AtpZ/AtpI family protein, whose product MKIPEKRVEESSSSKKKPALNFLLMSAGSVFTSMIVAGFLVGYFFDQLFNTTPLFLLSCGVLGFIGGILKIHKLLSKMDLLELPAKDKEAGATDTEDQDKNAK is encoded by the coding sequence GTGAAAATACCTGAAAAAAGAGTAGAAGAATCGTCTTCCTCAAAAAAGAAACCTGCGTTAAATTTTTTGCTAATGAGTGCCGGTTCAGTGTTTACCAGCATGATTGTTGCTGGCTTTTTAGTGGGCTATTTTTTTGACCAGTTGTTCAATACAACGCCGTTGTTCTTGTTGAGTTGCGGTGTATTGGGCTTTATTGGTGGAATTTTAAAAATACACAAATTGCTTAGCAAAATGGATTTATTGGAGTTGCCTGCAAAAGATAAAGAAGCAGGTGCTACAGATACGGAAGATCAGGATAAAAATGCAAAATAG
- the atpD gene encoding F0F1 ATP synthase subunit beta has product MMSGKIVQIIGAVIDVEFKGADLPKIYDALKVEELGLTLEVQQQIGDNQVRAIAMGSSDGLKRGMAVTNTGEAISVPVGKATLGRIFDVLGNPIDNAGPVDAEEKNTIHRRAPKFDELAASQELLETGVKVIDLICPFAKGGKVGLFGGAGVGKTVNMMELIRNIAIEHSGYSVFAGVGERTREGNDFYYEMEESGVLDKVALVYGQMNEPPGNRLRVALTGLTMAEYFRDEGRDILFFVDNIYRYTLAGTEVSALLGRMPSAVGYQPTLGEEMGMIQERITSTKTGSITSIQAVYVPADDLTDPAPATTFAHLDATVVLNRAIAETGIYPAIDPLDSTSRQLDPQVVGQEHYDVARGVQQTLQRYKELKDIIAILGMDELSEEDRATVARARKMQRFFSQPYFVAKVFTGEDGRYVSLKETIRGFKMIISGELDHVAEQAFMYAGDIDEVLEKAKKYEG; this is encoded by the coding sequence ATTATGAGTGGAAAAATAGTACAAATAATCGGCGCGGTTATTGACGTCGAGTTTAAAGGTGCTGATTTACCAAAAATCTATGACGCTTTGAAAGTTGAAGAGCTAGGGTTAACTCTAGAAGTTCAGCAACAAATCGGTGATAACCAAGTGCGTGCAATCGCAATGGGTTCATCTGACGGTTTAAAGCGTGGTATGGCTGTAACAAATACTGGCGAAGCGATTTCTGTTCCAGTAGGTAAAGCAACACTAGGTCGTATCTTCGATGTTCTTGGTAACCCAATTGATAATGCGGGTCCTGTGGACGCAGAAGAGAAAAACACAATTCACCGTCGTGCACCTAAGTTTGATGAACTAGCTGCTTCACAAGAGCTTCTAGAAACGGGTGTTAAAGTTATCGATTTGATCTGTCCATTCGCTAAGGGTGGTAAAGTTGGTCTATTCGGTGGTGCCGGTGTTGGTAAAACCGTTAACATGATGGAATTGATTCGTAACATCGCGATCGAGCACTCAGGTTACTCAGTATTTGCTGGTGTAGGTGAGCGTACTCGTGAAGGTAACGATTTCTATTACGAAATGGAAGAGTCTGGAGTACTTGATAAAGTTGCTCTTGTTTATGGTCAGATGAATGAGCCACCAGGTAACCGTTTACGTGTTGCTTTGACTGGTTTAACAATGGCTGAGTACTTCCGTGATGAAGGTCGTGATATTCTGTTCTTCGTAGATAACATCTACCGTTACACGCTTGCTGGTACAGAAGTATCTGCATTGCTTGGTCGTATGCCATCTGCGGTAGGTTATCAGCCAACTCTTGGTGAAGAGATGGGGATGATTCAGGAGCGTATCACTTCAACGAAAACTGGTTCGATCACTTCGATCCAAGCAGTTTACGTTCCAGCGGATGACTTGACTGACCCTGCACCTGCTACAACATTTGCTCACTTAGACGCGACAGTTGTATTGAACCGTGCGATTGCTGAAACAGGTATTTATCCTGCTATCGATCCACTAGATTCAACTTCACGTCAGCTAGACCCACAAGTTGTTGGTCAAGAGCATTATGATGTTGCACGTGGTGTTCAACAAACGCTTCAACGTTACAAAGAACTTAAAGACATCATCGCGATTCTTGGTATGGATGAGCTTTCTGAAGAAGACCGTGCTACTGTTGCACGTGCTCGTAAGATGCAACGCTTCTTCTCTCAGCCTTACTTCGTAGCGAAAGTGTTCACTGGTGAAGATGGACGTTATGTATCTCTAAAAGAAACAATCCGTGGATTCAAAATGATTATCAGCGGTGAGTTGGATCATGTTGCAGAGCAGGCATTTATGTATGCTGGTGACATCGATGAAGTTTTAGAGAAAGCGAAAAAATACGAAGGTTAA
- the atpE gene encoding F0F1 ATP synthase subunit C — protein MEAQFIADIYAATAIGVGVILAAAGLGSAIGWGLICSKTLEGIARQPEMRPALMTNMFIFAGLMESFPFIILAFAMWFLFANPFVGAMKAALGA, from the coding sequence ATGGAAGCTCAATTTATTGCGGACATTTATGCTGCTACGGCAATTGGTGTTGGTGTTATCTTGGCTGCTGCTGGTCTAGGTTCAGCAATCGGCTGGGGTCTTATTTGTTCTAAGACACTAGAGGGTATCGCACGTCAACCAGAAATGCGTCCTGCGCTAATGACTAACATGTTTATTTTTGCTGGTTTGATGGAGTCTTTCCCATTCATCATCCTTGCATTTGCTATGTGGTTCTTGTTTGCTAACCCATTCGTTGGTGCAATGAAAGCTGCTTTGGGTGCTTAA